The segment GGTGCTGGGCATCGTGCATCGTGTGATCGCCGGTTGGCTTGCCGATCAGGCCGGCGTGCCGCGGGATACGGCGCAATGCGGCGTGGTGACCCTGATCCAGCGCTTCGGCAGCGCGCTGAATCTCAACATCCACTTCCACATGCTGTGGCTCGACGGCGTGTACGAGGACACCACCGAGCGTCCGCAGCGCAAGCCGCGCCTGCACCGCACCCGTGCGCCCACATCGGCGCAACTGACGGAACTGGCCAACACCATCGCGCATCGCGTGTGCCGGCACCTGTCGCGCCGCGGCTGGCTCGAAGGCGAAGACGAATCCGTGTTCCTGTCCGACAGCGCGGGTAGCGACGACGGCATGGATGGGCTGCGGATGAGTTCGATGACCTACCGCATCGCCACCGGTCGCGACGCTGGCCGCAAGGTCGTCACGCTGCAAACGCTGCCTGGCGACGCCGGTCCGCTGGAGGGCGACGCCGGCAAGGTCGGCGGCTTCTCGCTGCATGCCGGCGTGGCCGCGGAAGCACACGAAAGCCACAAGCTCGAAAAGCTGTGCCGCTACATCACGCGCCCGGCGATCAGCGAGCAGCGGCTATCGATCTCGCCACAGGGCAGGGTGCGTTACCAGCTCAAGACGCCGTGGCGCAATGGCACCACGCATGTCGAATGGGATGCGGTGGACTTCATCGCCAAGCTGGCGGCACTGGTCCCGCCGCCACGCGCGCATCTCACCCGCTTCCACGGCGTATTCGCCCCGAATGCAAACCTGCGCGCGCAGCTGACGCCCTCGGGGCGCGGCAGGCGGCCTGCGGGCGATGCGGCGCCAGTGGACGTCAGCGCCCACGACGAGCCGCGCAGCCCCGAGCAGAAGCGCCGTGCGATGAGCTGGGCGCAACGGCTCAAGCGGGTCTTTTCCATCGACATCACCACCTGCGCCCACTGCGGCGGCGCGGTGCGGATCGTCGCCAGCATCGAAGACCCCAAGGCCATTCGCGCCATCCTCGCCCACTTCGAGAAACACGGCGCGCTGGAGCAAGCGCACTACCGGCCCGCAGCGCGCGCCCCGCCGCCCGCCGCGTGATGAGGCGCCGGCCACACAGCCGGCAGCCAAGCCAGAGTCCGATCCGATGCGGCCACGACCCCGCAGGGCTGCGCTCGGCCCTGTGCCGGGATTCGGTGAGAAATGGCTACGCACTGAGCCGCTGCGTGGCCCCGCGATGTCGAAAACCCACGCATGAACCCCCGATCTGTGCCCGATCTGTGCCCAAAGCGGCGCTTGCGCGGCCGCTTCCTACCCGCCAGACTCGCCAAAAAGGGCGGTTGAACTTCCTATACCCATATCCCACTTTAGGTTTGGCAGCACCTTTTCAATCAGGTGGTTGTTTACACCAATCCAGCTATTGGCCAATTGAATATTGGTTTCGTCTACTTTTTTTGATTTTTTAAACAGCTTGGTAAAACCGAGTGCCAAAACAGGGGGACCATGTAAAAACGTGCTTCCTGTAATGACTGAACCAACTGTGAGTCCTTTACTGACTTTTTGCGGCACTGTTGCAAAGTTAGCGATGAGGCAGCCTTTTGTCTTATTCAAAGGCCTTACATTTCAAAAACTCTGCTTACCAGGCGCATTTCGCCCAGGGGATCACCATAATAAAATGCTGAGGCCTGGCCTTTGCGTAGTGCACGCATCACCTCAATACCTTTGATGGTGGCGTAAGCCGTCTTCATGGATTTAAATCCCAGCGTGGCGCCGATTATCCGTTTCAGTTTGCCATGATCGCATTCAATCACGTTGTTCCGGTACTTAATCTGTCGGTGTTCAACGTCAGACGGGCACCGGCCTTCGCGTTTGAGCAGAGCAAGCGCGCGACCATAGGCGGGCGCTTTATCCGTGTTGATGAATCGCGGGATCTGCCACTTCTTCACGTTGTTGAGGATTTTACCCAGAAACCGGTATGCAGCTTTGCTGTTACGACGGGAGGAGAGATAAAAATCGACAGTGCGGCCCCGGCTGTCGACGGCCCGGTACAGATACGCCCAGCGGCCATTGACCTTCACGTAGGTTTCATCCATGTGCCACGGGCAAAGATCGGAAGGGTTACGCCAGTACCAGCGCAGCCGTTTTTCCATTTCAGGCGCATAACGCTGAACCCAGCGGTAAATCGTGGAGTGATCGACATTCACTCCGCGTTCAGCCAGCATCTCCTGCAGCTCACGGTAACTGATGCCGTATTTGCAGTACCAGCGTACGGCCCACAGAATGATGTCACGCTGAAAATGCCGGCCTTTGAATGGGTTCATGTGCAGCTCCATCAGCAAAAGGGGATGATAAGTTTATCACCACCGACTATTTGCAACAGTGCCAACGCCGGGTTATTCTTATTTGTCGCTTCTTTACTCGCCTTTATCGGCCTTCACTCAAGGATGTATTGTGGTTATGCGTTATATTCGCCTGTGTATTATCTCCCTGTTAGCCACCCTGCCGCTGGCGGTACACGCCAGCCCGCAGCCGCTTGAGCAAATTAAACAAAGCGAAAGCCAGCTGTCGGGCCGCGTAGGCATGATAGAAATGGATCTGGCCAGCGGCCGCACGCTGACCGCCTGGCGCGC is part of the Providencia stuartii genome and harbors:
- a CDS encoding IS91 family transposase, encoding MPAAHAAARYARHLPERTLLYALVQAHYPDFIARLEAEDRPLPEYVREEFETYLRCGVLEHGFLRVVCEHCRAERLVAYSCKKRGLCPSCGARRMAESARHLVDEVFGPRPVRQWVLSFPYPLRFLFASKPEAIGPVLGIVHRVIAGWLADQAGVPRDTAQCGVVTLIQRFGSALNLNIHFHMLWLDGVYEDTTERPQRKPRLHRTRAPTSAQLTELANTIAHRVCRHLSRRGWLEGEDESVFLSDSAGSDDGMDGLRMSSMTYRIATGRDAGRKVVTLQTLPGDAGPLEGDAGKVGGFSLHAGVAAEAHESHKLEKLCRYITRPAISEQRLSISPQGRVRYQLKTPWRNGTTHVEWDAVDFIAKLAALVPPPRAHLTRFHGVFAPNANLRAQLTPSGRGRRPAGDAAPVDVSAHDEPRSPEQKRRAMSWAQRLKRVFSIDITTCAHCGGAVRIVASIEDPKAIRAILAHFEKHGALEQAHYRPAARAPPPAA
- a CDS encoding IS6-like element IS26 family transposase produces the protein MNPFKGRHFQRDIILWAVRWYCKYGISYRELQEMLAERGVNVDHSTIYRWVQRYAPEMEKRLRWYWRNPSDLCPWHMDETYVKVNGRWAYLYRAVDSRGRTVDFYLSSRRNSKAAYRFLGKILNNVKKWQIPRFINTDKAPAYGRALALLKREGRCPSDVEHRQIKYRNNVIECDHGKLKRIIGATLGFKSMKTAYATIKGIEVMRALRKGQASAFYYGDPLGEMRLVSRVFEM